From the Lathyrus oleraceus cultivar Zhongwan6 chromosome 4, CAAS_Psat_ZW6_1.0, whole genome shotgun sequence genome, one window contains:
- the LOC127074569 gene encoding AP-3 complex subunit sigma, translating into MIRAVLVMNTQGKPRLAKFYEFRPVEKQQEIIRNVFAVLCSRPEHVSNFVDAESIFGQDARLVYKHFATLYFVLIFDGSENELAMLDLIQVFVETLDKCFRNVCELDVVFNYSKMHTILDEIIFGGQVLETSSTEVMKAVEEISKLEAASSAINLVSKSVSSWRSR; encoded by the exons ATGATAAGAGCAGTGCTGGTGATGAACACGCAAGGGAAGCCTCGTCTCGCTAAATTCTACGAGTTTAGG CCTGTGGAAAAGCAGCAAGAAATTATTCGAAATGTGTTTGCAG TTTTATGTAGTAGACCCGAACATGTTAGCAATTTTGTGGATGCTGAGTCCATTTTTGGCCAG GATGCTCGACTTGTCTACAAGCACTTCGCAACTCTATACTTTGTGTTAATATTTGATGGTTCTGAAAATGAGCTTGCTATGCTTGATTTGATTCAAG TCTTTGTTGAAACACTGGACAAATGCTTCAGAAATGTATGTGAGCTTGATGTTGTGTTCAACTATAGTAAG ATGCATACTATACTAGATGAGATTATTTTCGGAGGCCAGGTGTTAGAGACAAGTTCAACTGAGGTTATGAAGGCTGTTGAAGAAATATCAAA GCTTGAAGCCGCATCCAGTGCAATCAATCTTGTTTCGAAATCTGTTTCTAGTTGGAGGTCGCGGTAG